The Nocardia bhagyanarayanae region CGCCTCCCACGCGTAGCCGCCGATTTCGACGGCGGCCAGGTAGAACGCCTTGTTGGGAATCCCGGAGTTGATGTGCACCCCGCCCCAGTCGCCGTCCTCGGAAATCGGCAGGTCGGCGTAGTCGTCCATGTGGCCCGGCTGCGGGTCCTTGCCGAACAACGCTTCGTTCCACGCCGTGCCCGGCGCTTTCATCGAGCGCAACGCGTCGGCCGCGACAGCGGGGGTGAAGATGTCCGCGCCGATCAGCCAATCCGCTCGGTCGGCGGTCTGCTTCGCGCTCCACTGTTTCACCAGCGAGCCGAACACGTCGGACATCGACTCGTTGAGCGCACCGGGCTGGCTCTCGTAGACGAGATCCGCGGTGAACTGAGTGACGCCGTGCGCGAGTTCGTGGGCGATCACATCGAGCGACTTGGTGAAATCGGTGAACACCCGGTCGTCGCCGTCGCCGAAGATCATGCGGCTGCCATCCCACAGCGCGTTGTTGTATCGGCGACCGTAATGCACGTAACCGTGCAGTTGCATTCCGCGGTCGTCGATCGACTTGCGTTGCAGGACTTCGGAGAAGAACGAGCGGGTCGTGCCGAGGCCGTCGAAGGCTCGGTTCACCGACGCGTCGGCGACCGCCGCGCCGGATTCGCCGCGGACCTGGCGGGCCGCGGCGAGGTTGCGGGACGAACGGCAGTCGAAGACGGTACGGGCGGCGTCGGTCGGCGGAGCCGCGAGTGGCAACGCGGCGGTCAGGCGACGCTCGGTGCGCATGCGCGTGTCCGAAACGAGGGTTTCGATCGCGGCGCCGCGGACGTCGGGATTCGGGCTCTGGAGCAGGAGATCCAGTAGGTAGGGCGGAATGATGCAGTTGCGGCGTGCCGCTGGCGTGGTCACGATCGTTCCTTTCGTTGCCAAAGGACTGCTTGTCAGGGGAATTCGGTACGAGCCCGGTTGATCAGGTTCGGGATGTAGGAACCCCCGCTCGCGTAGTTGCGTCCGCTGTCGTGCGAGCTCTGCACGGCGACGGTGTGCGGAACCCCGTCCCACCAGGCGAAGAACGGGCCACCGGACTGGCCGACCGCGACATCGCCCCAGTGGTGCATCTCCTGGTTCGAATCGGCCTGCGAGTTGTGGCCGTCGAGGGAGATGCTGCTCTGCCAGGTGGGGCGCAGCCCACCGAAGTCCGCGGGGTAGCCGACGTGGCTCCACCACGTCTGGCCGTCCCAGGAGTCGGTGTACGACTTGGACCCCAGCCACCCGGTCCGGTCGCCGATCCGCCAGTTCAGCACCACCACGACGTAGTCGTGGCGCCGCTCGTCCTCGTCGAGACCGCCGGTGACCTTGCGGTGGTAGTAGGTCCGGATCGCGTGTGCCTTCCCGAACGGCCCGGGCTCGCGATCGAAGAACGCGGGCACGAACTCCAGCCAGCCCACCGATCCGTCGTTGTTCCAGACCATCACGTGCGAGACGGTCAGCAGGTGCCTCGGGCCGACCATCACGCCGGAACCCGCACCGTTACCGGTGGTCACCCGGCCGTTGCAGCCCCACGGGTACGCCGTGTCCCACAGCACCTGGCGGTTCTCGGGGAGGAAGACCGTCGTGGGACGGGGCGCGTCGAGCGACGGGTTCGCCGGCGCGGTGGGGAAGCGGGTCGCGCGGACTTCCTCGGGCATCGGCTCGGGAACCGAGCGCACCGCCAGGTGCTTCGGCACCCCGGCGTCGGTGCTGATGCGCGGCAACTCGGCGGTGGCGCGTGCGATGGCCGATTCCAGGTCGGCGAGCTGTTCGGGAGTCGCGGCCTTCCCGTCGAGTTCGCGTTCCAGGCGCTGCTCTTCGCGCGCCACGATCTCGGCGTCCGGCGGATCGACTCGCTCCGCGGGCACCGAGGGCGGAATGGCACGGGCGCCGATTCGGCTCGGCCGGTAGCTGATTCGGACCTGGGTCGCGGGCTGCTCCGTCGCGGCGCCCGCGTCGAAGCCGCGGACGACGACCGAGGACTGCTCGACATCGGCGCTGTCGGCCGGAACGTCGACGGTCGTCTCGAAGGCGAGGCCGTCGGTCGGCTCGGCCTCGCGATCGGGCGGCGTCGCGGCGAGCTGCTCGGGAGTGCTGGGTGGGTCGGTGAAACGAAGACTGCGCGGCATGTCGGCCCCTGAATGGAATGGATTTCGATTCGCGCTGCCCGGACGGGCGTGCGATTAGAAGTGTCGGCCGATGCGGCGCGCGTTCCCTGCGTAGGCGACTACGTCAAAAATGGCGGGAGCACTACTCGAGTAGCGAGCGAACGACCAGAATTTTTCCAATCGGAATCATCTGGTTCGAGAGTCGTCTGGTTCTTCGGGCGAGAAAGTGACACTCTTAACCGGTGACACAACCTCCGGATATTCAGGCGGCGGGACAAGATCCGTCCTCGGACAAATTGGACGCCGCCGTGTTCAAGGTGGCGGGCGTGGTCGTACTCGGCGCGATCATGTCGATCCTCGACATCACCGTCGTGACCGTCGCGCTGCCTACCTTCCAAATCGAGTTCGGCACCAGCTACGCGATCGCCGCGTGGACGATGACCGGCTACACCCTGGCGCTCGCGACCGTCATCCCGCTCACCGGATGGGCGGCCGACCGGTTCGGCACCAAACGCCTCTACATGGCGGCGCTGACGTTCTTCGTGCTCGGTTCGCTGCTGTGCAGTACGGCCTGGAACATTGAGTCGCTGATCGCCTTCCGCGTCATCCAGGGCATCGGCGGCGGCATGCTGATGCCGCTCGGCATGACGATCATGACCCACGCGGCGGGCCCGCAGCGGGTCGGTCGCGTGATGGCGGTGCTCGGCGTGCCGATGCTGCTCGGCCCGATCGGCGGCCCGATCCTGGGCGGCTGGCTGATCGACGCGTTCAGCTGGCACTGGATCTTCCTGATCAACCTGCCGATCGGCATCGTCGCGCTGGTGCTCGCCTACATCGTGTTCCCGGCCGACGAGCCGGAGCCCTCGGAGTCGTTCGACTTCCTCGGCATGCTGCTCGCCTCGCCGGGTCTCGCGCTGTTCCTCTACGGCGTCTCCACGATTCCGGAGGCGGGCACGGTCACCGCGAAGAAGGTGCTGATTCCGGCCGCGATCGGCCTGGTTCTGTTGGTGGCGTTCGTCTTCCACGCGCTGCGCACCAAGCATCCGCTCATCGACCTGCACCTGTTCCGCAACAAGGCGCTGACCGCCTCGGTGCTGACCATGGTGCTGTTCGCCATCGCGTTCTTCGGCGCGGGTCTGCTGCTGCCGAGCTACCTGCAGCAGGTGCGCGGCGAGTCGGCGCTCGCGGCGGGTCTGCTGATCGCGCCGCAGGGGCTCGGCGCGATGCTCACCATGCCGATCGCGGGCCGGTTCGTCGACAAGTACGGCCCCGGCAAGATCGTGATGATCGGCATCGTGCTGCTCGCGGTGGGCACCGCCTTCTTCACCCAGCTCGAGGCGGACACGTCGTACGTGATCATGTGCCTGGCGCTGCTCGTGATGGGTCTCGGCATGGGTTGCACCATGATGCCGATCATGACCGCCGCCATTCAGACGCTGACCCACCAGCAGGTGGCGCGCGGTTCGACGCTGATGAACATCATCAACCAGACCGCGGGCTCGATCGGCACCGCGACCATGTCGGTGGTTCTGACCAACCTGCTGAAGGATCAGCCGCTGGCCGGACCCGCGATCGTCGCGAACTCCGATCCCGCCGTCGCGCAGCAGCTCGGCCCGGACGCCATCGCGACCGGCCTGGACCAGGCCGCGCAGGCGTTCAGCGACACCTACATCGTCGCGCTGGTCCTCATCGTGCTGACGCTGGTCCCGGCGTTCTTCCTGCCCCGGACCAAACCGGCGAACACCCAGGACGCCGACGCCAAGGTGCTCGTGCACTGAGCCTGGCCTCCGGCAACAGATTCGGGTCCGCGGCGAACACGCCGCGGACCCGAATCGTTTCGTGCGCGGTTCGGCGACGGCCGATGGCAGCGCCTACGCGTAGAGCGCGACGAACTTGTCCAGCGAGCGCTCGATGTCACCCTTCACCGCGCGCGCCACGCCCGAGCCGATCGGGCCGAACAGTGGCGCCCCGCCGAGTTCGATGTCGACGGTCACCTCGGAGCCGGATCCCTTGGGGGCGACCAGAAGTCCCAGCGAGAACTTGGTGCCGCCCTTGCCCGCGCCGCTGAGCACCAGCTTGCGCGGCGGCTCCGCGGTCTTGACCTTCCACGTCACGCGGTTGCGCATGCCCTTGACCGACGCGACGCCGACCAGTTCGGTCCCCACCGTCAGCGTCTCCGGCACCTCGCCGCGCCACGACTCGTGCATGGTGAGCCACTTGTCCAGCTCGTTCAGGTTGGAGGTGTGCGACCACGCCTCTTCCGGGCTGATCGGGACGTCGACGGAGACCTTGAGCTTTGCCATGCCGCGCATGTTATCCGGTACCGGCGGTTCGACTTGGCCCCGATAGCCGCCGCGATCTGTGAGCCCCGTCACGTCGGAATATGCGGCGAAGCAACCGAGTTGATATGGTTGCCAAGTCAACCAAATGAGCTCGAGGAGGCCTCGTGCAGTTCGGAATCTTCACCGTCGGTGACGTCACCGCGGATCCCACGGACGGCCGCACCCCCAGCGAGGCCGAGCGGATCAAGGCCATGGTGACGATCGCGCAGAAGGCCGAGGAAGTGGGCCTGGACGTGTTCGCGACGGGCGAGCACCACAACCCGCCGTTCGTGCCGTCCTCGCCGACCACCATGCTCGGCTACATCGCCGGGCGCACCGACCGCATCCAGCTGTCCACCGCGACCACGCTGATCACCACCAACGATCCGGTCAAGATCGCCGAAGACTTCGCGATGCTGCAGCACCTGGCCGACGGTCGCGTCGACCTGATGCTCGGCCGCGGCAACACCGGACCCGTGTATCCCTGGTTCGGCAAGGACATTCGCGACGGCATCGCGCTCGCCATCGAGAACTACCATCTGCTGCACCGGCTCTGGCGCGAGGACGTGGTGGACTGGGAGGGCAAGTTCCGCACGCCGCTGCAGTCCTTCACCTCGACCCCGCGCCCGCTCGACGACGTGCCGCCCTTCGTCTGGCACGGGTCCATCCGCAGCCCCGAGATCGCCGAACAGGCCGCCTATTACGGCGACGGCTTCTTCGCCAACAACATCTTCTGGCCGAAGGAGCACTTCCAGCGGCTGATCGAGCTGTACCGCCGCCGCTACGAGCACTACGGGCACGGCGCCGCCGACCAGGCCATCGTCGGTCTCGGCGGACAGGTGTTCATGCGCAAGAACTCGCAGGACGCGGTGCGCGAATTCCGCCCGTACTTCGACAACGCGCCGGTCTACGGTCACGGTCCCTCGCTGGAGGAGTTCACCGAGCAGACCCCGCTCACCGTCGGCAGTCCGCAGCAGGTCATCGACAAGACGCTGACCTTCCGCGAGCACTTCGGCGACTATCAGCGCCAGCTGTTCCTGGTCGACCACGCCGGGCTGCCGCTGAAAACCGTGCTGGAGCAACTGGATCTGCTCGGCGAGGAGGTCGTTCCGGTGCTGCGCAAGGAATTCGCCGCGCGCAAGCCCGCGCACGTGCCGGACGCGCCGACGCACGCCTCGTTGCTCGCCGCGCGCACCGCGACGGAGGTGGCGTCGTGACCGCCACGCGCATCGCGGTTGTCTCGGGCGGTCTTTCGCAACCTTCGTCCACCAGGCTGCTCGCCGACCGTCTGGCCGCCGCCACCGAACGCGTGCTGGTCGGCCGAGACCGGGACGTGCGGGTGGACATCGTCGATCTGCGCGACCACGCGCGGGATCTGGCCAACAACCTGCTCACCGGTTTCCCCGCGCCCGCGTTGGGCGAGACCATCGATCGGGTCGTCGGCGCGGACGGCCTGATCGCGGTGACGCCGATCTTCAACGCCTCCTACAGCGGCCTGTTCAAGACCTTCTTCGATGTGCTCGAACCGGATTCGCTGGTCGGAATGCCGGTGCTGATCGGGGCCACCGGCGGCACCGAGCGCCACTCGCTGGCGCTCGAGCACGCGGTGCGCCCGATGTTCACCTACCTGCGTTCGGTTGTCGTGCCCACCTCGGTGTACGCCGCCTCGGAGGACTGGGGCGCCGACAGCGCGGGCGAGGGGCTGAGCCGCCGCATCGACCGTGCCGCCGAGGAATTCGCCGAGGTGCTCGCCGCGCGTTCGGCCGTGCGCCCGCCGGATCCGTACCGCGATACCGTGCCGTTCGAAGACCTGCTCGCGGGACGCCTGCCGGGCTGACGCGAGGAAAGCCGTTGCGCACCGGCCTGGTGCGCAAGGACACCGGGTGACGCCGAGGATGTCGCACCCGACCGCCGTACTAGTTGAAATTTCTACCAACCGAAGGAGAATCTCATGACCACCGCCATCGCCAAGGGACTGTCCGCGGGCACCTGGGTCATCGACCCCGCCCACTCCACCGTCGGCTTCTCGGTACGCCACCTGATGGTGAGCAAGGTCCGGGGCCGGTTCACCGACTTCGAGGGCAAGCTCGTCATCGGCGAGGACGGCGCCGCGTCGGCCGAGGCCGAGATCCGGGTGAACTCGCTGACCACCGACAACGAGCAGCGCGACGCCCACCTGCGCACCGCCGACTTCTTCCACGCCGAGGAGTTCCCGCTGATGACGTTCAAGTCGACCGGATTCCGGGTGAACGGCGAGGAATTCGTCGTCGACGGCGAGTTCACCATCCGCGGCAACACCAAGCCGGTCTCGCTGAACGTGGAGTTCCTCGGCGTGAACCAGGGCATGGGCAACGGCCCGGTCGCCGGCTTCGAGGCCAAGACCGTGGTCTCCCGCCGCGAGTTCGGCCTCGACATCGACATGCCGCTGCCGGACGGCGGCGCGGTCATCGGCGACAAGGTCACCCTCACGCTGGAGATCGAGGCCGGTCTCCAGAGCTAGCTCGAGGTCTGCCCCGGCCGGTGGGCGGCGATCAGGGCGCGCGCCATCTCGCGAGCGCGGCGCGCGGCCTGTCGATCGCCCTCCGCCGCGGAGACGATCGAGCCCTTCATCAAGATGTGCCATGACCTGGCGAACTCGTCGGGTTCGAAGGTCCACAGCTTCTCCCTGCGCCGCAGGACGGCGAGAACCAGATCGTCCTTCCCTTGCGCCGTTGCGAATTCGGCGAACAATGGCCGCTCCGGCTGTTCGATCCGGCTCCGAACAGCCGATTCGTGTCGGCCGCATTGAACTGCGCTGCTTGGATTTTCCGAAGTCGGCGTTCTGTTCACTGCGAAT contains the following coding sequences:
- a CDS encoding type II toxin-antitoxin system Rv0910 family toxin; this encodes MAKLKVSVDVPISPEEAWSHTSNLNELDKWLTMHESWRGEVPETLTVGTELVGVASVKGMRNRVTWKVKTAEPPRKLVLSGAGKGGTKFSLGLLVAPKGSGSEVTVDIELGGAPLFGPIGSGVARAVKGDIERSLDKFVALYA
- a CDS encoding M4 family metallopeptidase; protein product: MTTPAARRNCIIPPYLLDLLLQSPNPDVRGAAIETLVSDTRMRTERRLTAALPLAAPPTDAARTVFDCRSSRNLAAARQVRGESGAAVADASVNRAFDGLGTTRSFFSEVLQRKSIDDRGMQLHGYVHYGRRYNNALWDGSRMIFGDGDDRVFTDFTKSLDVIAHELAHGVTQFTADLVYESQPGALNESMSDVFGSLVKQWSAKQTADRADWLIGADIFTPAVAADALRSMKAPGTAWNEALFGKDPQPGHMDDYADLPISEDGDWGGVHINSGIPNKAFYLAAVEIGGYAWEAPGHIWYEALRTAHSRTEFQEFAGLAVAAAGRLCGAGSREQDAVRSAWTQVGVDVAERRDVGNGAAADQIADLTAQIKQLCDRVDLISNERR
- a CDS encoding YceI family protein, producing the protein MTTAIAKGLSAGTWVIDPAHSTVGFSVRHLMVSKVRGRFTDFEGKLVIGEDGAASAEAEIRVNSLTTDNEQRDAHLRTADFFHAEEFPLMTFKSTGFRVNGEEFVVDGEFTIRGNTKPVSLNVEFLGVNQGMGNGPVAGFEAKTVVSRREFGLDIDMPLPDGGAVIGDKVTLTLEIEAGLQS
- a CDS encoding FMN reductase, encoding MTATRIAVVSGGLSQPSSTRLLADRLAAATERVLVGRDRDVRVDIVDLRDHARDLANNLLTGFPAPALGETIDRVVGADGLIAVTPIFNASYSGLFKTFFDVLEPDSLVGMPVLIGATGGTERHSLALEHAVRPMFTYLRSVVVPTSVYAASEDWGADSAGEGLSRRIDRAAEEFAEVLAARSAVRPPDPYRDTVPFEDLLAGRLPG
- a CDS encoding DHA2 family efflux MFS transporter permease subunit — its product is MTQPPDIQAAGQDPSSDKLDAAVFKVAGVVVLGAIMSILDITVVTVALPTFQIEFGTSYAIAAWTMTGYTLALATVIPLTGWAADRFGTKRLYMAALTFFVLGSLLCSTAWNIESLIAFRVIQGIGGGMLMPLGMTIMTHAAGPQRVGRVMAVLGVPMLLGPIGGPILGGWLIDAFSWHWIFLINLPIGIVALVLAYIVFPADEPEPSESFDFLGMLLASPGLALFLYGVSTIPEAGTVTAKKVLIPAAIGLVLLVAFVFHALRTKHPLIDLHLFRNKALTASVLTMVLFAIAFFGAGLLLPSYLQQVRGESALAAGLLIAPQGLGAMLTMPIAGRFVDKYGPGKIVMIGIVLLAVGTAFFTQLEADTSYVIMCLALLVMGLGMGCTMMPIMTAAIQTLTHQQVARGSTLMNIINQTAGSIGTATMSVVLTNLLKDQPLAGPAIVANSDPAVAQQLGPDAIATGLDQAAQAFSDTYIVALVLIVLTLVPAFFLPRTKPANTQDADAKVLVH
- a CDS encoding LLM class flavin-dependent oxidoreductase is translated as MQFGIFTVGDVTADPTDGRTPSEAERIKAMVTIAQKAEEVGLDVFATGEHHNPPFVPSSPTTMLGYIAGRTDRIQLSTATTLITTNDPVKIAEDFAMLQHLADGRVDLMLGRGNTGPVYPWFGKDIRDGIALAIENYHLLHRLWREDVVDWEGKFRTPLQSFTSTPRPLDDVPPFVWHGSIRSPEIAEQAAYYGDGFFANNIFWPKEHFQRLIELYRRRYEHYGHGAADQAIVGLGGQVFMRKNSQDAVREFRPYFDNAPVYGHGPSLEEFTEQTPLTVGSPQQVIDKTLTFREHFGDYQRQLFLVDHAGLPLKTVLEQLDLLGEEVVPVLRKEFAARKPAHVPDAPTHASLLAARTATEVAS